One window of Gemmobacter aquarius genomic DNA carries:
- a CDS encoding trans-3-hydroxy-L-proline dehydratase, which translates to MRTSKVVHVVSCHAEGEVGDVIVGGVLPPPGATVWEQSRWIAADEGLRNFVLNEPRGGVFRHVNLLVPPKDPRAQMGWIIMEPADTPPMSGSNSICVATVLLDTGIIPMTEPVTRMVLEAPGGLIEVEALCRNGKAERISVKNVPSFVDRLGAVIEVEGIGTLTVDTAYGGDSFVLVDAGAAGVEIAPVNAREIAVTGMKITKAANEQLGFRHPANDWNHISFCQFTDPVVREGGVLTGKNAVAIRPGKIDRSPTGTGCSARMAVLFARGEMQIGDRFVGRSIIDTEFHCRIDSAVDINGTAGISPVISGRAWVIGTHQLMVDPDDPFQAGYRLSDTWPADL; encoded by the coding sequence ATGCGGACTTCGAAGGTTGTGCATGTGGTGTCTTGCCATGCCGAGGGCGAGGTGGGCGATGTGATCGTGGGGGGCGTGCTGCCTCCGCCCGGCGCTACGGTGTGGGAGCAATCGCGCTGGATCGCGGCGGATGAAGGGTTGCGGAACTTCGTGCTGAACGAACCGCGGGGGGGCGTGTTCCGGCATGTGAACCTGTTGGTGCCGCCAAAAGACCCGCGCGCACAGATGGGCTGGATCATCATGGAACCCGCCGACACGCCGCCGATGTCGGGGTCGAATTCGATTTGCGTGGCCACGGTGTTGCTGGATACCGGGATCATCCCGATGACCGAACCCGTGACGCGGATGGTGCTGGAAGCGCCGGGCGGGTTGATCGAGGTGGAAGCCCTGTGCCGCAATGGCAAGGCTGAACGGATCAGCGTGAAGAACGTGCCTTCGTTCGTGGACCGTCTGGGGGCGGTGATCGAGGTCGAGGGGATCGGGACGCTGACGGTGGATACCGCCTATGGCGGCGACAGTTTCGTGCTGGTCGATGCAGGTGCGGCGGGTGTCGAGATTGCGCCGGTGAATGCCCGCGAGATTGCCGTGACGGGGATGAAGATCACCAAGGCGGCGAACGAGCAGCTGGGGTTCCGGCATCCGGCGAACGACTGGAATCACATCAGCTTTTGCCAGTTCACCGATCCGGTCGTGCGCGAGGGCGGGGTGCTGACGGGCAAGAACGCGGTGGCGATCCGGCCCGGCAAGATCGACCGTTCGCCCACCGGCACGGGGTGTTCGGCGCGGATGGCGGTGCTGTTTGCGCGGGGCGAGATGCAGATCGGCGACCGTTTCGTGGGCCGGTCGATCATCGATACCGAGTTCCATTGCCGGATCGATTCGGCGGTGGATATCAACGGAACGGCGGGGATCAGCCCCGTGATTTCG